The Glutamicibacter mishrai DNA window CTGCATTTCCGGCGGCCTGCATCAGCGCCCAGCCGAGGACCAACAGCCCCACGGTATGAGCGGTGGACATCAGCAACAGCGCGAGCGCGCCGCAAATGGTTCCGCAGAACACCCAGGGGATGCGGCGCCCGAACCTTGAGGTGCTCCGGTCGCTCAACGCGCCAAAGAGCGGGTTGGCGATCAGCGATACCGCCGCGCCGACACCGGTCACCAGGGAAAGGATGGCACCCTTCTGGCTGGCATCAAGCTGCTCGGCGTGCAGCCCCAGGAGCACCTGGATGGGCGCAAAAAATCCGACATTGATGCCAATGTGAACGGTGACAACCGCGGCAATCCAGCCTCGACTGACTCGTCTGGTCGGAACCTGCAAAGCCAGTGGAATCTTCGCTGGTTCAGCTGTGCTCATTGCTCGTTCCGCCCTAAGTCGCGGGGACCCACACCCGGGTCTTCCAGTTGTTCAATGCTTGGCGTGATGCCTCGCGCGATCAGGCGCTTGACCGCCTTGGCCATCAACCCGCCGTCGACCATGCTGGCGGCAACCAGTGTGCCCGTCGCATCGAGGCCGAACACGGTTTGGATCTTGCCCCGTCGATTGCGGCGGATGACCGTGCTGGCGGACTTGCTGAAGTCTCCGACGGTTTCCACGTGCATTTCGTGGCGGTCAGTCCAGAACCATGGCACCGAGCGCTGCACCGGGGCGGCATTGACAATCGTGGCCGCTGCTTGGGCGGCATCTTCCATGGCCGCTTCCCAGTGCACGGCACGACGAGCGCCCTGCACCCGAGCAGCATCGCCGATGGCGAGCACCTGGGGATGGCTGATCGAGCGTTGCTCTTCATCCACCACGATGCCGTCTTCTACGCTCAGTCCCATGGCCGAGGCCAAGGAGGTTTCCGGTTGTACGCCAATGGCGCTGACAATCAGTGCCGCTTCAACTCGTTCGCCATCAACCACCACGTGATCGGCTTCGAAGCTGGACACCGTTCCGGTGATGGTGCGGATGCCGCGTTGCGCGTGATCCGCATGCAATTGTTCGGCGAGCTCTTGGCCGAGCACCGCAGCCAGCGGCGATTCAGTGTTGGAGATCAGTGTGACCTGCGCGCCGAGCATGCTGGCGGTGGAGGCGAATTCCGCGCCGATCAGTCCAGCGCCAACCACCGCCACCTGCAGTCCGAACATCGATGCGTCCAGCACTTGAGCCAAGGCGGTGGCGTCGGCGGCGGTGTGCAGGGTGCGCGCGTGTTCGGCTCCGGGAACCTGCAAGAGATTTGGCGTAGTGCCGGTGGCCAGGACGACCCAGTCATCGGCCTCATCTGGCACTGCGAGGTCCTCGATCTCTTCCTGGATGAGGTTGATGCCGTGCTCGGCATACCATGCGACCGGGGCGAAGGGCTCGACCTGCAGGGATTTGCTCAGTGGCGGCCGGTCATAGGGCAGGCCTTGGGGGTCGCTGATGGTGATGGTTCCGGTGTAG harbors:
- a CDS encoding NAD(P)/FAD-dependent oxidoreductase; translated protein: MPSVHIIGGGVAGYTLARELVRQNYTGTITISDPQGLPYDRPPLSKSLQVEPFAPVAWYAEHGINLIQEEIEDLAVPDEADDWVVLATGTTPNLLQVPGAEHARTLHTAADATALAQVLDASMFGLQVAVVGAGLIGAEFASTASMLGAQVTLISNTESPLAAVLGQELAEQLHADHAQRGIRTITGTVSSFEADHVVVDGERVEAALIVSAIGVQPETSLASAMGLSVEDGIVVDEEQRSISHPQVLAIGDAARVQGARRAVHWEAAMEDAAQAAATIVNAAPVQRSVPWFWTDRHEMHVETVGDFSKSASTVIRRNRRGKIQTVFGLDATGTLVAASMVDGGLMAKAVKRLIARGITPSIEQLEDPGVGPRDLGRNEQ